One genomic segment of Mycolicibacterium gilvum includes these proteins:
- a CDS encoding MCE family protein: MARPDDSNPLRTGIFGIALVACLVLVSFGYSSLPFFPQGKAYEAYFADAGGITPGNDVNVSGINVGKVNSVELAGDAAKITFTVNREVKVGDQSLVAIKTDTVLGEKSLAVTPKGNGESTVIPLGRTTTPYTLNTALQDLGQNVGELDKPQFEMALQTLTDSLKDATPHLRSALDGVTNLSRSLNKRDEALDQLLARAKNVSDTLAQRSGQVNQLITDGNLLFAALDERRQALSNLIAGIDDVATQISGFVADNRREFKPALEKLNLVLDNLLERREHIGEALKRLPAYATALGEVVGSGPGFQINLYGLPPAPIAEVLLDTYFQPGKLPDSLSDMLRGYISERMILRPKSP; this comes from the coding sequence ATGGCTAGGCCCGATGATTCGAATCCGTTGCGCACCGGCATCTTCGGCATCGCGTTGGTCGCCTGCCTGGTACTGGTGTCCTTCGGGTATTCCAGCCTGCCGTTCTTCCCCCAGGGCAAGGCGTACGAGGCGTACTTCGCCGATGCCGGCGGCATCACCCCCGGCAACGATGTGAACGTCTCCGGGATCAACGTGGGCAAGGTCAACTCCGTCGAGCTCGCCGGCGACGCCGCCAAGATCACCTTCACCGTGAATCGCGAGGTCAAGGTCGGGGACCAGTCGCTGGTCGCGATCAAGACCGACACGGTGCTCGGTGAGAAGTCGCTGGCCGTCACGCCCAAGGGCAACGGCGAATCCACCGTCATCCCGCTGGGTCGGACCACCACGCCGTACACCTTGAACACCGCGCTGCAGGATCTCGGACAGAACGTCGGTGAACTCGACAAGCCGCAGTTCGAGATGGCTCTGCAGACGCTGACCGACTCGCTCAAAGACGCGACCCCGCATCTGCGCAGCGCGCTCGACGGCGTCACCAATCTGTCGCGCAGTCTGAACAAGCGCGACGAGGCTCTCGATCAGCTTCTCGCGCGTGCCAAGAACGTGTCCGACACGCTGGCACAGCGATCCGGTCAGGTGAATCAGCTGATCACCGACGGCAATCTGCTGTTCGCCGCGCTCGACGAGCGACGTCAGGCGCTGAGCAACCTGATCGCCGGCATCGACGACGTCGCCACCCAGATCTCGGGCTTCGTCGCCGACAACCGGCGCGAGTTCAAGCCGGCGCTGGAGAAGCTGAACCTGGTGCTGGACAACCTGTTGGAGCGTCGCGAGCACATCGGCGAAGCCCTCAAGCGACTGCCGGCCTACGCGACGGCGCTCGGCGAGGTCGTCGGATCGGGCCCCGGATTCCAGATCAACCTCTACGGTCTGCCGCCGGCGCCGATCGCCGAGGTGCTGCTCGACACCTACTTCCAGCCGGGCAAGCTGCCTGACAGCCTGTCCGACATGCTCCGTGGCTACATCTCGGAGCGGATGATCCTGAGGCCGAAGTCCCCATGA
- a CDS encoding MlaE family ABC transporter permease has protein sequence MIEQLAAPARAVGGFVEMSLDTFVKTFRRPFQFREFLEQTWMIARVSLVPTLLVAIPFTVLVAFTLNILLREIGAADLSGAGTAFGTITQLGPVVTVLVVAGAGATAICADLGARTIREEIDAMRVLGIDPIQRLVVPRVLASTFVALLLNGLVCLIGLSGGYVFSVFLQGVNPGSFINGLTVLTGLPELILAEIKALLFGVVAGLVGCYRGLTVKGGPKGVGNAVNETVVYAFICLFVINVIMTAIGVRVLVR, from the coding sequence TTGATCGAACAGCTTGCGGCGCCTGCGCGGGCCGTGGGCGGGTTCGTGGAAATGTCCTTGGACACGTTCGTCAAGACGTTCCGCCGCCCGTTCCAGTTCCGGGAGTTCCTCGAACAGACCTGGATGATCGCCCGCGTCTCCCTGGTCCCGACGCTGTTGGTCGCGATTCCGTTCACGGTGCTGGTCGCCTTCACCCTCAACATCCTGTTGCGGGAGATCGGCGCCGCCGACCTCTCCGGTGCGGGTACCGCGTTCGGCACCATCACCCAGCTCGGCCCCGTCGTGACGGTGCTCGTCGTCGCCGGCGCGGGCGCGACCGCGATCTGTGCCGACCTCGGCGCGCGGACCATCCGCGAGGAGATCGACGCGATGCGCGTGCTCGGCATCGACCCGATCCAGCGGCTCGTCGTCCCGCGCGTGCTCGCCTCGACCTTCGTCGCGCTTCTGCTCAACGGTCTGGTCTGCCTGATCGGACTGTCGGGCGGTTACGTGTTCTCGGTGTTCCTTCAGGGGGTCAACCCCGGCTCGTTCATCAACGGGCTGACGGTGCTGACGGGCCTGCCCGAACTCATCCTCGCCGAGATCAAGGCGCTGCTGTTCGGTGTCGTCGCGGGTCTCGTCGGGTGCTACCGGGGTCTGACGGTCAAGGGCGGGCCCAAGGGCGTCGGCAACGCCGTCAACGAGACCGTCGTCTACGCGTTCATCTGCCTGTTCGTGATCAACGTGATCATGACGGCGATCGGCGTGAGAGTGCTGGTGAGGTAG
- a CDS encoding MlaE family ABC transporter permease — MSYDATVRFRRMLRVFPRAVDTVGEQALFYGETFRYVPNAITRYRKETIRLIAEMSMGTGALVMIGGTVGVAAFMTLASGGVIAVQGYSSLGNIGIEALTGFLSAFLNVRIVAPVIAGIALAATIGAGATAQLGAMRVAEEIDAVEAMAVHAVSYLVSTRLIAGLIAIVPLYALSVLAAFFAARFTTVYINGQSAGLYDHYFNTFLVPSDLLWSFLQAIVMSIAVMLVHTYYGYNASGGPVGVGIAVGQAVRTSLIVVVTIVLMISLAVYGASGNFNLSG, encoded by the coding sequence ATGAGCTACGACGCGACAGTTCGATTCCGCCGCATGCTGCGGGTGTTCCCGCGTGCGGTGGACACCGTGGGAGAGCAGGCGCTGTTCTACGGCGAGACGTTCCGCTACGTCCCGAACGCGATCACCCGCTACCGCAAGGAGACGATCCGGCTCATCGCCGAGATGTCCATGGGCACCGGCGCGCTCGTGATGATCGGCGGCACCGTCGGTGTCGCGGCGTTCATGACGTTGGCATCGGGTGGCGTCATCGCCGTGCAGGGCTATTCCTCGCTCGGCAACATCGGCATCGAGGCGCTCACCGGCTTCCTGTCGGCGTTCCTCAACGTGCGCATCGTGGCTCCGGTGATCGCGGGTATCGCACTCGCGGCGACCATCGGCGCCGGTGCCACGGCACAGTTGGGTGCGATGCGGGTCGCCGAGGAGATCGACGCCGTGGAAGCGATGGCGGTGCATGCGGTTTCGTATCTGGTGTCGACGCGGCTCATCGCGGGGCTGATCGCGATCGTTCCGCTGTATGCGCTCTCGGTGCTGGCCGCGTTCTTCGCGGCCCGCTTCACGACCGTTTACATCAACGGCCAGTCCGCCGGTCTCTACGACCACTACTTCAACACGTTCCTGGTTCCGAGTGACCTGCTGTGGTCGTTCCTCCAGGCGATCGTGATGTCGATCGCGGTGATGCTCGTGCACACCTACTACGGCTACAACGCCTCCGGCGGTCCGGTCGGCGTCGGTATCGCGGTGGGTCAGGCGGTTCGGACCTCGCTCATCGTCGTGGTCACGATCGTGCTGATGATCTCGCTCGCCGTCTACGGCGCGTCCGGCAACTTCAACCTCTCCGGGTAA
- a CDS encoding 3-oxoacyl-ACP reductase: MTQNDLSGRVAVVTGAAAGLGRAEAIGLAKAGATVVVNDMAAALDKSDVLDEISSAGSKGVAVAGDISQRSTADELVETADGLGGLAIVVNNAGITRDRILFNMTDEEWDAVIAVHLRGHFLLTRNAATYWRSKAKEGDGTIYGRIINTSSEAGLSGPVGQPNYGAAKAGITALTLSAARALERFGVRANAIAPRARTAMTAGVFGDAPELADGAVDPLSPEHVVNLVRFLASPASEGVNGQLFIVYGPTVTLIAAPTAERQFSADGDAWDPSALSGTLQGYFAERDPGRSFSAAMGLGDPV; the protein is encoded by the coding sequence TTGACCCAGAATGATCTGTCCGGCCGCGTCGCCGTCGTCACCGGTGCAGCCGCGGGCCTCGGCCGCGCGGAGGCCATCGGCCTGGCCAAGGCGGGTGCCACCGTCGTCGTCAACGACATGGCTGCGGCACTCGACAAGTCCGATGTGCTCGACGAGATCTCGTCGGCCGGCTCCAAGGGCGTCGCGGTAGCCGGCGACATCAGCCAGCGATCCACCGCCGACGAGCTCGTCGAGACCGCCGACGGCCTCGGCGGTCTCGCGATCGTGGTGAACAACGCCGGGATCACGCGCGACCGCATCCTGTTCAACATGACCGACGAGGAGTGGGACGCCGTCATCGCGGTGCATCTGCGCGGGCACTTCCTGCTGACCCGCAACGCCGCCACCTACTGGCGGTCGAAAGCCAAGGAGGGGGATGGCACCATCTACGGGCGGATCATCAACACCTCCTCGGAGGCCGGTCTGTCCGGCCCCGTCGGCCAGCCCAACTACGGCGCGGCCAAGGCCGGTATCACGGCGCTGACGTTGTCGGCCGCCCGTGCGCTGGAGCGCTTCGGGGTACGGGCGAACGCGATCGCGCCGAGGGCGCGCACGGCGATGACCGCCGGGGTGTTCGGTGACGCTCCGGAGCTTGCCGACGGTGCGGTCGATCCGCTGTCGCCCGAGCATGTCGTGAACCTTGTCCGATTCTTAGCTTCTCCGGCGTCCGAAGGGGTCAACGGGCAGCTGTTCATCGTTTATGGTCCGACTGTCACCCTGATTGCGGCTCCGACGGCGGAGCGGCAGTTCAGCGCAGACGGCGATGCCTGGGACCCGTCAGCGTTGTCGGGGACTTTGCAGGGCTACTTTGCTGAGAGAGATCCCGGTCGGAGCTTTTCGGCGGCGATGGGGCTCGGGGACCCGGTCTGA
- a CDS encoding MCE family protein, which translates to MTQENSVTRSRWLRPVLICVLVAVLAIGAYLVWPSRTGQKVTAYFTSAVGLYPGDDVRVVGVPVGTIDAIDPRANDVKITMTIDSDVKLPAEAEALVISPNLVSARFIQLTPAYTGGAVLADGAEIGLDRTAVPVEWDEVKEQLTQLSTQLGPNEDSVRGPLTDVVNQAADTFDGNGDTFRSAVRELSQTAGRLGDSRADLFGTIRNLQILVDALSRSNEQIVQFSNHVASVSQVLADATTDLDITLGTLNQALTDVRGFLGESNEALIGQVNRLTDFTNLLTEHSDDIEQILHITPNGLSNFYNIYNPAQGTVGGLLTLPNFANPVQFICGGTFDAAATPDNYKRAEICRQRMGPVFKRITMNYPPLLFHPINSITAYKGQIIYDTPATEAKAETPVPYLQWQNAPGVTPPKVAPDADLTSLLVPAEGAEASTSHAGGPETGPAPAAPAAPGPAEAGR; encoded by the coding sequence ATGACACAGGAGAACTCGGTGACACGCAGCCGCTGGTTACGGCCGGTGCTGATCTGTGTGCTCGTCGCCGTCCTGGCGATCGGCGCGTACCTGGTGTGGCCGAGCCGCACCGGGCAGAAGGTGACGGCGTACTTCACGTCCGCGGTGGGGCTGTACCCCGGCGACGACGTGCGCGTGGTCGGTGTGCCGGTCGGCACGATCGACGCGATCGATCCCCGCGCCAACGACGTGAAGATCACGATGACGATCGACAGCGACGTGAAGCTGCCCGCCGAGGCCGAGGCGCTGGTGATCTCGCCGAACCTGGTGTCGGCCAGGTTCATTCAGCTGACCCCCGCCTACACCGGTGGCGCCGTGTTGGCCGACGGTGCCGAGATCGGGCTCGACCGCACCGCCGTTCCGGTCGAGTGGGACGAGGTCAAAGAGCAACTGACGCAGCTGAGCACCCAACTCGGGCCGAACGAGGACTCGGTGCGGGGGCCGCTGACCGACGTCGTGAACCAGGCCGCCGACACTTTCGACGGCAACGGTGACACCTTCCGCAGCGCGGTGCGTGAACTCTCGCAGACCGCGGGGCGGCTCGGGGATTCCCGGGCCGACCTGTTCGGCACGATCCGTAACCTGCAGATCCTCGTCGACGCGCTGTCGCGCAGCAACGAGCAGATCGTGCAGTTCTCCAATCACGTCGCGTCGGTGTCCCAGGTCCTCGCCGATGCCACCACCGATCTCGACATCACACTGGGCACGCTGAACCAGGCGCTCACCGACGTGCGCGGCTTCCTCGGCGAGAGCAACGAGGCGCTGATCGGACAGGTCAACCGTCTCACCGACTTCACGAACCTGCTGACCGAGCACAGTGACGACATCGAACAGATCCTGCACATCACGCCCAATGGGCTGAGCAACTTCTACAACATCTACAACCCGGCGCAGGGCACCGTCGGCGGGCTGCTGACGCTGCCGAACTTCGCCAACCCCGTGCAGTTCATCTGCGGCGGTACGTTCGACGCCGCCGCCACCCCCGACAACTACAAGCGCGCCGAGATCTGCCGTCAGCGGATGGGCCCGGTGTTCAAGCGCATCACGATGAACTATCCGCCGCTGCTGTTCCATCCGATCAACAGCATCACGGCCTACAAGGGGCAGATCATCTACGACACCCCGGCCACCGAGGCCAAGGCCGAGACCCCGGTTCCGTACCTGCAGTGGCAGAACGCCCCGGGCGTGACGCCACCCAAGGTCGCACCCGATGCGGACCTGACGTCGCTGCTGGTTCCCGCCGAGGGCGCCGAGGCGTCCACCTCGCACGCGGGTGGCCCCGAGACGGGGCCGGCGCCCGCCGCACCCGCTGCGCCCGGACCGGCGGAGGCGGGCCGATGA
- a CDS encoding MCE family protein yields MNRERRTLVSVSIFTVVMLMVAASLIVVFGEFRFAAEDKYRATFTDASRLKTGQDVRIAGIPVGTVEGLSLNPDNSVEVEFTVNERYQLYTSTKAVIRYENLVGDRYLEITSGPGDLVKLPPGGTVVNTEPALDLDALLGGLKPVVKGLDGAKVNEISSAVIELLQGEGGALAAMLSSTSAFTQNLAARDQLIGDVITNLNTVLGTVDEKGAEFDASVDQLQKLITGLAEGRDPIAGAIGPLATAENDLTEMLETSRRPIQGVIENVRPFAQRMDERKADVNKVIEPLAENYLRLNALGAYGSFFNIFYCSTRLKINGPAGSDILVPFGGPPDPSKGRCSEDG; encoded by the coding sequence GTGAATCGCGAAAGACGAACCCTGGTCAGCGTCAGCATTTTCACGGTGGTGATGCTGATGGTCGCCGCGTCGCTGATCGTGGTGTTCGGTGAGTTCCGGTTCGCCGCCGAGGACAAGTACCGGGCGACCTTCACCGACGCGTCGCGGCTGAAGACGGGACAGGACGTCCGCATCGCCGGCATCCCCGTGGGCACCGTCGAAGGGCTCAGCCTCAATCCCGACAACTCCGTCGAGGTCGAGTTCACCGTCAACGAGCGCTACCAGCTCTACACCTCGACCAAGGCCGTGATCCGCTACGAGAACCTCGTCGGCGATCGGTACCTCGAAATCACCTCGGGCCCTGGAGATCTCGTGAAGCTGCCGCCGGGCGGCACCGTCGTCAACACCGAGCCCGCGCTGGATCTCGACGCCCTGCTCGGCGGGCTCAAGCCGGTGGTGAAGGGTTTGGACGGCGCCAAGGTCAACGAGATCAGCAGCGCCGTCATCGAGCTCCTGCAGGGTGAGGGCGGGGCGCTCGCGGCGATGCTGTCGAGCACCAGCGCGTTCACCCAGAACCTCGCTGCGCGCGACCAGCTCATCGGCGACGTCATCACCAACCTCAACACCGTGCTGGGCACCGTCGACGAGAAGGGCGCCGAGTTCGACGCCAGCGTCGATCAGCTGCAGAAGCTCATCACGGGCTTGGCCGAGGGCCGCGATCCGATCGCCGGTGCCATCGGTCCGCTGGCGACCGCCGAGAACGACCTGACCGAGATGCTGGAGACGTCGCGCCGGCCCATCCAGGGCGTCATCGAGAACGTGCGGCCGTTCGCGCAGCGGATGGACGAGCGCAAGGCCGACGTCAACAAGGTCATCGAGCCGTTGGCCGAGAACTATCTGCGGCTCAACGCCCTCGGTGCCTACGGCTCGTTCTTCAACATCTTCTACTGCTCGACCCGCTTGAAGATCAACGGACCGGCGGGCAGCGACATTCTGGTTCCGTTCGGTGGTCCGCCGGATCCGAGCAAGGGGAGGTGTTCCGAAGATGGCTAG
- a CDS encoding MCE family protein gives MLDRLTRIQLSIFAIVTVLSVGAVALFYLHVPAAVGIGAYNVTANFVAGGGIYQNANVTYRGVTIGHVESVGLSDNSVVARMQLNSDTPVPENVTATVKSVSAIGEQYIDLVPPEDASQQMLRDGSDIGLDRTAIGQDIAGLLAEADTLVQSVSDSRLQELLDETFKAFNGSGPELARLIQSSRLLVDEANANYPQVAQLIDQAGPFLDAQIRSGDDIRSLAEGLGRLTTEVAGADPQLRTTLQTVPGAAEVANETFDGIRPSFPMLAANLANFGRIGVIYNKSLEHALVVFPALLAALNTVAGGVPTDEGGKLDFKIHLQDPPPCATGFIPATQIRSPADTTLRELPTDLYCKVPQNDPSVVRGARNYPCQEFPGKRAPTIQLCRDPRGYVPLGSNPWRGPPVPVGTPVQDGRNILPPNKFPMIPPQVDPDPGPPSVQLPPGVTPGPGPAPHAPFPLPTPPNEQGPQPAPWPYFSPPDHVVPPYGRPPLAPPPAPGPAPAPAPAPGAPPLPAEAPLASSTSVATYDHNGKFVDPAGGVGVYAPGSDKLAPAENWVDLMLAPKQV, from the coding sequence ATGCTGGACCGCCTGACCCGCATACAGCTGTCGATCTTCGCGATCGTGACCGTCCTGAGCGTGGGCGCGGTGGCGCTGTTCTACCTGCACGTGCCGGCCGCGGTCGGGATCGGCGCCTACAACGTGACGGCCAATTTCGTGGCCGGCGGCGGGATCTACCAGAACGCGAACGTGACCTATCGCGGCGTCACCATCGGCCATGTCGAGTCGGTCGGCCTGTCCGACAACAGTGTGGTCGCACGCATGCAGCTCAACAGCGACACCCCGGTTCCGGAGAACGTGACGGCGACCGTCAAGAGCGTGTCGGCGATCGGCGAGCAGTACATCGACCTGGTTCCGCCGGAGGACGCGTCGCAGCAGATGCTGCGTGACGGCTCCGATATCGGCCTGGACCGCACGGCGATCGGGCAGGACATCGCCGGCCTGCTGGCCGAGGCCGACACCCTGGTGCAGAGCGTGAGCGACAGCAGGCTGCAGGAGTTGCTCGACGAGACCTTCAAGGCATTCAACGGATCCGGGCCCGAACTGGCCCGGCTGATCCAGTCGTCGCGGTTGCTCGTCGACGAGGCCAACGCGAACTACCCGCAGGTCGCCCAGCTCATCGACCAGGCCGGCCCCTTCCTGGACGCCCAGATCCGCAGCGGTGACGACATCCGTTCGCTCGCTGAGGGACTGGGGCGGCTGACCACGGAGGTCGCGGGCGCCGACCCGCAGCTGCGCACGACGCTGCAGACGGTGCCGGGCGCGGCCGAGGTGGCCAACGAGACGTTCGACGGAATCCGGCCGTCCTTCCCGATGCTGGCGGCCAACCTGGCCAACTTCGGCCGCATCGGCGTGATCTACAACAAGTCGCTGGAGCACGCTCTGGTCGTCTTCCCCGCGCTGCTCGCGGCGCTGAACACCGTCGCCGGCGGCGTGCCCACCGACGAGGGCGGCAAGCTGGACTTCAAGATCCACCTGCAGGACCCACCGCCGTGTGCGACCGGCTTCATCCCGGCGACGCAGATCCGCTCACCGGCCGACACCACCCTGCGCGAGCTGCCGACGGACCTGTACTGCAAGGTGCCGCAGAACGATCCGAGCGTGGTGCGCGGCGCCCGTAACTACCCGTGCCAGGAGTTCCCCGGCAAACGTGCGCCCACCATCCAGCTCTGCCGCGATCCGCGCGGGTACGTGCCGCTCGGCAGCAACCCGTGGCGCGGGCCGCCCGTCCCCGTCGGCACCCCGGTCCAGGACGGCCGGAACATCTTGCCGCCGAACAAGTTCCCGATGATCCCGCCGCAGGTCGATCCCGATCCGGGTCCGCCGTCGGTGCAGTTGCCCCCCGGGGTCACACCGGGCCCCGGGCCCGCTCCGCACGCGCCGTTCCCGTTGCCCACGCCACCCAACGAGCAGGGCCCGCAGCCGGCGCCGTGGCCGTACTTCTCGCCGCCCGACCACGTGGTCCCGCCGTACGGCCGCCCACCGTTGGCGCCACCCCCGGCGCCCGGGCCGGCTCCGGCACCGGCTCCGGCACCGGGTGCCCCGCCGCTGCCCGCCGAGGCCCCCTTGGCCAGCTCCACCTCGGTGGCGACCTACGATCACAACGGCAAGTTCGTCGACCCGGCAGGCGGAGTCGGCGTCTACGCGCCCGGCTCCGACAAACTCGCGCCCGCGGAGAACTGGGTGGATCTGATGTTGGCGCCGAAGCAGGTATAG
- a CDS encoding MCE family protein: MIRRVLGVSSVALLLSGCQFGGLNSLNMPGTAGHGSGSFDVSVQLPDVSTLPQNSPVMVDDVTVGSVSGVEAVQREDGTFFAEVQLSLDGNVKLPANATAKVAQTSLLGSQHIELAPPADGSGTGELVEGSRIPIDNTANYPTTEQVLSSLGVVVNKGNLGALQDITDETYNAVVGRSGTFEGLIPRLAELTDSLDRQTGDIIAAAEGLNRFAGILAGSKDSLGRTLDTLPEALEVLNDNRAQLVDAFTALRSFAEVASRVLQETKDDFAADFKDLFPVIKALNDNADYFIKDLEFLPTFPFHYKYLRNAVRGDYLNVYTTFDLTLRRVGESVFTTSLGLDPNMKRMNEIVNPPDFLTGAMANLSGQAADPFKIPPGTATQHEGAP, from the coding sequence ATGATCCGTCGCGTACTCGGGGTGTCGTCGGTCGCGCTGCTGCTGAGCGGCTGCCAGTTCGGTGGCCTGAACTCGCTGAACATGCCCGGCACCGCCGGACACGGCAGCGGCTCCTTCGATGTCAGCGTCCAGTTGCCCGACGTGTCCACGCTGCCGCAGAACTCGCCGGTGATGGTCGACGACGTCACCGTGGGCAGTGTGTCCGGTGTGGAGGCGGTGCAGCGCGAGGACGGCACCTTCTTCGCCGAGGTCCAGCTCTCCCTCGACGGAAACGTGAAGCTACCGGCCAACGCGACGGCCAAGGTCGCCCAGACCTCGTTGCTCGGCTCGCAGCACATCGAGTTGGCCCCGCCCGCAGACGGATCGGGAACGGGCGAGTTGGTGGAGGGTTCGCGGATCCCGATCGACAACACGGCCAACTACCCGACGACCGAGCAGGTGCTGTCCTCGCTCGGCGTGGTGGTCAACAAGGGCAATCTCGGTGCGCTGCAGGACATCACCGACGAGACCTACAACGCCGTGGTGGGGCGTTCCGGCACGTTCGAGGGCCTGATTCCCCGGCTTGCCGAGCTGACCGACTCGCTGGACCGGCAGACCGGTGACATCATCGCCGCGGCCGAGGGACTGAACAGGTTCGCCGGGATTCTGGCCGGCAGCAAGGACAGCCTGGGCCGCACGCTCGACACGCTGCCCGAGGCGCTGGAGGTGCTCAACGACAACCGGGCGCAACTCGTCGATGCGTTCACCGCGCTGCGCAGCTTCGCCGAGGTCGCATCGCGGGTCCTGCAGGAGACCAAGGACGACTTCGCCGCGGACTTCAAGGACCTGTTCCCGGTCATCAAGGCGCTCAACGACAACGCGGACTACTTCATCAAGGACCTCGAGTTCCTGCCGACGTTCCCGTTCCACTACAAGTACCTGCGCAACGCGGTGCGCGGTGACTACCTGAACGTGTACACGACGTTCGACCTGACTTTGCGCCGCGTCGGTGAATCGGTGTTCACGACGTCGCTGGGACTGGACCCGAACATGAAGCGGATGAACGAGATCGTCAATCCGCCCGACTTCCTCACCGGCGCGATGGCGAACCTGTCGGGTCAGGCGGCGGATCCGTTCAAGATTCCGCCGGGCACCGCGACGCAACACGAGGGGGCGCCGTAA
- a CDS encoding ferredoxin yields the protein MRVEVDRDRCEGNAVCVGIAPDLFELDDDDYAVVKADPVPESEEAVADQAVAECPRAALIRHD from the coding sequence ATGCGAGTGGAAGTGGATCGCGACCGTTGCGAGGGCAACGCCGTCTGCGTCGGAATAGCCCCCGACCTGTTCGAGCTCGACGACGACGACTATGCCGTCGTCAAGGCCGACCCCGTGCCCGAGTCGGAGGAGGCGGTGGCCGACCAGGCCGTCGCCGAATGCCCTCGCGCCGCCCTGATCCGACACGACTAG
- a CDS encoding MCE family protein yields MSDGDAKRSHVRIAAAILAALVLAAVVFTYLSYTAAFTPTDKVTVLSPRAGLVMDVDAKVKYRGIQVGKVESIEYAGNAAKLTLAINRDDMRYIPGDAPVRIGGTTIFGAKSVEFLAPEDPSGQPLRPGTEVKADDVQLEVNTLFQTLTDLLQKIDPIKLNGTLSALGEGMRGHGDDVGALLSGLNYYTSQLNPKLPALQEDLRRTAVVADIYGDAGPDLARILDNAPAISQTIVDEQDNLNAALLAATGLANNGTATFEPAADDYIAAVQRLRAPLKVAGEYSPVIGCTLRGTAAAIDRFAPIIGGIRPGLFVSSNFLPGSPAYTYPESLPIVNASGGPNCRGLPDVPSKQYGGSWYRTPFLVTDNAYVPYQPNTELQFDAPSTLQFLFNGAYAERDDF; encoded by the coding sequence ATGAGCGACGGTGACGCCAAGCGCAGTCATGTGAGGATCGCTGCGGCGATCCTCGCTGCGCTGGTTCTTGCCGCTGTCGTGTTCACCTACCTTTCCTATACGGCGGCGTTCACCCCGACGGACAAGGTGACGGTGCTTTCGCCGCGCGCCGGCCTGGTCATGGACGTCGACGCCAAGGTCAAGTACCGCGGTATCCAGGTCGGCAAGGTCGAATCGATCGAATACGCCGGCAACGCCGCCAAACTCACGCTCGCGATCAACCGCGACGACATGCGTTACATCCCGGGCGATGCGCCGGTGCGGATCGGCGGCACCACGATCTTCGGTGCGAAGTCGGTAGAGTTCCTGGCCCCCGAGGACCCGAGCGGCCAGCCGCTGCGCCCGGGCACCGAGGTCAAGGCCGACGACGTGCAGCTCGAGGTCAACACGTTGTTCCAGACCTTGACCGACCTGCTGCAGAAGATCGATCCGATCAAGCTCAACGGCACGCTGTCGGCACTCGGTGAAGGTATGCGCGGCCACGGCGATGACGTCGGGGCGTTGCTGTCGGGCCTGAACTACTACACCAGCCAGCTCAACCCGAAACTGCCCGCGCTGCAGGAAGATCTGCGCCGCACCGCGGTGGTCGCCGACATCTACGGCGACGCCGGCCCGGATCTGGCCCGCATCCTGGACAACGCACCAGCCATCAGCCAGACCATCGTCGACGAGCAGGACAACCTGAATGCGGCGCTGCTGGCGGCGACGGGGTTGGCCAACAACGGCACCGCGACGTTCGAACCGGCGGCCGACGACTACATCGCCGCAGTGCAGCGGTTGCGCGCGCCGCTCAAGGTCGCCGGCGAGTACTCCCCGGTGATCGGATGCACGCTGCGGGGCACCGCGGCCGCGATCGACCGCTTCGCCCCGATCATCGGCGGCATCCGGCCGGGTCTGTTCGTGTCGTCGAACTTCCTGCCCGGCTCGCCGGCGTACACCTACCCCGAGAGCCTGCCGATCGTCAACGCGTCCGGCGGCCCGAATTGCCGTGGTCTGCCCGATGTTCCGAGCAAGCAGTACGGCGGTTCCTGGTACCGCACGCCGTTCCTGGTCACCGACAACGCCTATGTCCCGTACCAGCCGAACACCGAGCTGCAATTCGACGCGCCGTCGACGCTGCAGTTCCTGTTCAACGGCGCGTATGCGGAAAGGGACGACTTCTAG